The Thiosulfativibrio zosterae genome has a window encoding:
- the ligA gene encoding NAD-dependent DNA ligase LigA, whose translation MHNVNYYALDNPQISDAQYDALFQELLSLEARFPEWISPDSPSQRVGSEPLKGFESVKHVVAMMSLDNAFSDEDLMAFYQRALRGLNLSENSELSFSAEPKMDGLAINLRYDNGQLIQATTRGDGQTGEDVTHNIRTIRTIPLQLLTQDWPKVLEVRGEVFMPKSAFEQLNQTQLASGEKPFANPRNAAAGSLRQLDPKITAKRHLSFYVYGWGEVSEMFQLPERYTQVLVEFKRWGLPINPDAKVVLGKQAMLEYYQSLADKRASLAYEIDGIVYKCDQIAQQKLLGFTARAPRWAIARKFPAQEVWTTLLDIEVQVGRTGALTPVARLEPVSVGGVMVSNATLHNLEELHRKDVRVGDTVIVRRAGDVIPEVVGPVLAKRPDTTQLFVMPSACPECGSDVVKELDKAVHRCTGGLFCPAQRKRALAHFVSRKAMDIQGLGEKLIDTLVEQGLVAHPDDFYRLTLEDLASLPRMALKSAQNVLDALEASKNTTLPRFLYSLGINEVGEVTAKNLALHFETLDALMQASLEDLVAVDDVGDVVASHIQSFFKQTHNQEVIRALCDLGVQWPAIQKFIADIESPFANKVVVLTGTLTVMARDEAQRLLEKVGAKVTGSVSAKTDFVVAGDKAGSKKTKAEALGIPVLTENEWLAMMPQVEG comes from the coding sequence ATGCATAATGTTAACTATTATGCTTTGGATAATCCGCAAATCAGTGATGCACAATATGATGCCCTGTTCCAAGAATTGTTAAGTCTTGAAGCTCGTTTTCCAGAGTGGATTTCCCCTGACTCTCCCTCACAACGCGTGGGTTCTGAACCTTTAAAAGGCTTTGAATCTGTCAAGCATGTTGTGGCCATGATGTCTTTAGATAATGCTTTTAGTGATGAAGACCTAATGGCATTTTATCAGCGTGCTCTAAGAGGCTTAAATCTCTCTGAAAACAGCGAGTTGAGTTTTTCGGCAGAACCCAAGATGGATGGTTTGGCAATTAATTTGCGCTATGACAATGGCCAGCTCATACAAGCCACCACACGTGGCGATGGTCAAACGGGTGAAGATGTCACGCACAATATCAGAACCATTCGCACCATTCCTTTGCAACTTTTAACCCAAGATTGGCCTAAGGTTTTAGAAGTGCGTGGTGAGGTTTTTATGCCAAAATCAGCGTTTGAACAACTCAATCAAACCCAGCTGGCTTCAGGGGAAAAACCCTTTGCAAATCCCAGAAATGCTGCGGCAGGTTCTTTACGCCAGCTGGACCCTAAAATAACTGCCAAACGCCATTTAAGTTTTTATGTGTATGGTTGGGGTGAGGTTTCAGAAATGTTTCAGTTGCCGGAGCGTTATACCCAAGTTTTGGTGGAGTTTAAGCGCTGGGGCTTGCCAATTAACCCAGATGCAAAGGTCGTTCTTGGCAAACAGGCGATGTTGGAATATTACCAATCCTTAGCGGATAAGCGTGCTAGTTTGGCTTATGAAATTGATGGTATTGTTTATAAATGTGATCAAATTGCACAACAAAAACTGTTGGGCTTTACTGCCAGAGCACCGCGTTGGGCCATTGCCAGAAAGTTTCCTGCGCAAGAAGTTTGGACCACTTTGCTAGACATTGAAGTTCAAGTGGGGCGCACGGGGGCTTTAACGCCTGTGGCTAGGTTGGAGCCAGTTTCGGTGGGTGGTGTTATGGTTTCTAATGCCACTTTACATAACTTAGAAGAATTACACCGTAAGGATGTTCGAGTCGGCGATACGGTAATTGTGCGTCGAGCAGGGGATGTGATTCCTGAAGTTGTCGGGCCTGTGTTGGCTAAACGCCCAGACACTACGCAGTTATTTGTGATGCCCAGCGCTTGCCCTGAATGTGGGTCGGATGTTGTAAAAGAGCTTGATAAGGCAGTTCATCGCTGCACGGGTGGGCTATTTTGTCCAGCCCAGCGCAAACGCGCCTTGGCACATTTTGTGTCGCGAAAAGCCATGGATATTCAGGGCTTGGGTGAAAAACTCATAGATACTTTGGTTGAACAGGGTTTGGTTGCTCATCCAGATGATTTTTACCGGCTAACGCTGGAAGATTTAGCCAGCTTGCCACGCATGGCGTTAAAGTCGGCACAAAATGTTTTGGATGCCTTAGAAGCTTCAAAAAATACCACCTTGCCCCGTTTTTTATACAGTTTGGGTATTAACGAAGTGGGTGAAGTAACGGCGAAAAACTTAGCGCTTCACTTTGAAACCTTGGATGCCTTGATGCAAGCCAGTCTTGAAGACTTGGTTGCAGTGGATGATGTGGGTGATGTGGTGGCAAGCCACATCCAAAGCTTTTTTAAACAAACTCATAATCAAGAAGTGATTCGTGCCTTGTGTGATTTAGGCGTACAATGGCCAGCAATCCAAAAATTTATAGCAGATATTGAATCGCCCTTTGCCAATAAAGTGGTGGTTTTAACCGGCACGCTGACGGTGATGGCGCGCGACGAAGCGCAGCGCTTGTTAGAAAAAGTCGGTGCAAAAGTCACGGGAAGTGTTTCTGCCAAAACCGATTTTGTGGTGGCTGGCGATAAAGCTGGCTCCAAGAAAACCAAGGCAGAAGCCTTAGGTATCCCAG
- a CDS encoding cell division protein ZipA C-terminal FtsZ-binding domain-containing protein, producing the protein MNELQLVLLIFALVVVAVMVFLHYRNQPTPASKGRASKSVRPESDNADSVEHRQKASHALNEFGEGHIPVSNKTQARFHAQSDEDVETVPENQGKLPFGDEFDDHEPAYKPRIQAEKATKESAETQNRAPQHFVLEVEDLKTLDEVGPIGAAGDKQPSFGKPANTPVTESENKLAEVTEPQVFAVMVMGSQDFAMDALNKSLLGVGLSFAPQGIYVKKDTLGKPYLHVANIMEPGTFPAMEEERFSAFTTQGVVLILSLPTSVKAPAAMNDMIMIARKVSQRLNGRLYDAQRHLLKESDIQAMRDAAIAYETVGI; encoded by the coding sequence ATGAATGAATTACAGCTGGTATTGCTGATATTCGCCCTAGTTGTGGTCGCTGTGATGGTGTTTTTACATTACCGTAATCAGCCCACACCTGCCTCAAAAGGAAGAGCATCTAAAAGTGTGCGCCCTGAATCGGACAACGCTGACAGCGTTGAACACCGTCAAAAAGCCAGTCATGCGTTGAACGAATTTGGCGAAGGCCATATTCCGGTGTCTAATAAAACCCAAGCGCGTTTTCATGCCCAGTCTGATGAAGATGTTGAAACCGTTCCTGAGAATCAAGGAAAATTACCCTTTGGTGATGAATTTGATGACCATGAACCCGCGTATAAACCCAGAATTCAAGCAGAAAAAGCCACCAAAGAAAGCGCTGAAACTCAAAATCGCGCACCGCAACATTTTGTTTTAGAAGTTGAAGATTTAAAAACATTGGATGAAGTCGGGCCAATTGGTGCGGCGGGTGACAAACAACCCTCTTTTGGCAAGCCCGCTAATACGCCGGTTACCGAGTCTGAAAATAAATTGGCCGAAGTGACTGAACCGCAAGTGTTTGCGGTGATGGTGATGGGTTCGCAAGACTTTGCGATGGATGCTTTAAATAAATCGTTATTAGGTGTTGGTTTAAGTTTTGCGCCTCAAGGTATTTATGTTAAAAAAGATACCCTTGGTAAGCCTTACCTGCATGTCGCCAATATTATGGAACCAGGCACTTTTCCTGCCATGGAAGAAGAACGGTTTAGTGCATTCACGACACAAGGTGTGGTGCTGATCTTGTCACTGCCAACCAGTGTGAAAGCGCCAGCAGCCATGAATGATATGATTATGATTGCTCGCAAAGTATCACAGCGTTTAAATGGCCGTCTGTATGATGCGCAAAGACATTTATTGAAAGAATCTGATATTCAAGCCATGCGCGATGCGGCAATTGCCTACGAAACCGTTGGCATTTAA
- a CDS encoding FGGY-family carbohydrate kinase produces MTPKASPTQNDRSPLILGIDLGTSGIRGALIDTQTRQPIAFYAVPLALPIRNANTSEQSPELWLEGFELLLRKIQNAQQTAFIEHIILDATSSTVCLVNADYQPVSMALMYDDKRATAEAQLIAKIAPRNSGAHGASSTLAKVMWLYENTPHSESFFVCHQIDFINVFLTGLPQITDANNALKMGFDPINMVWPDWISQLLPTITLPKVVLPGDFLGQIQPGLVEKYGFSSKTKVYAGTTDSIAAFLASGAHQLGDAVTSLGSTLALKLITEKPIFAPEYGIYSHRLKNQWLVGGASNTGGAVLLKHFDLEALIEHLKKIPERPQNTHLDYYPLLCQGERFPISDPCFQGNLDPIPDNPETFLLGLIEGLVSVEKLGYQRLTELGASPVTRIFTAGGGLKNRVWMTLRSQELSAPVLQSLHTEAAFGVTQLLEIQSFNDQT; encoded by the coding sequence ATGACACCAAAAGCTAGTCCGACTCAAAATGACCGCTCGCCTTTAATTTTGGGCATTGACCTAGGCACCTCTGGCATTCGTGGCGCGCTGATTGATACTCAAACTCGCCAGCCGATCGCTTTTTACGCGGTACCCCTGGCGCTACCCATCAGAAATGCCAACACCAGCGAGCAATCTCCAGAGCTGTGGCTTGAGGGTTTTGAACTGCTGTTACGCAAAATACAAAACGCCCAACAGACTGCGTTCATAGAACACATCATTCTTGACGCCACCTCATCAACCGTTTGCTTGGTTAATGCCGACTATCAGCCAGTATCAATGGCATTGATGTATGACGATAAACGCGCCACCGCAGAAGCGCAATTGATTGCCAAAATTGCACCGAGAAACAGCGGTGCACACGGTGCTTCCAGCACCTTAGCCAAAGTGATGTGGCTTTATGAAAACACCCCACACTCAGAATCGTTTTTTGTGTGCCACCAAATAGATTTTATCAATGTTTTTTTAACTGGCTTACCTCAAATTACCGATGCCAATAATGCTTTAAAAATGGGATTTGACCCCATCAACATGGTTTGGCCAGATTGGATTTCGCAATTACTCCCAACCATCACGCTGCCAAAAGTGGTGCTTCCAGGCGATTTTTTGGGCCAAATTCAACCAGGCCTGGTTGAAAAATATGGGTTTTCCAGCAAAACCAAAGTTTATGCTGGTACCACAGACAGTATTGCCGCTTTTTTAGCCAGTGGCGCTCACCAACTGGGGGATGCCGTAACATCATTAGGGTCAACCCTGGCACTTAAACTCATCACAGAAAAACCCATCTTTGCCCCAGAATATGGCATTTACAGTCATCGACTTAAAAATCAATGGCTGGTGGGCGGCGCCTCTAATACGGGCGGTGCCGTTTTGTTAAAGCACTTTGATTTAGAGGCGTTAATCGAGCATCTTAAAAAAATACCCGAGCGACCCCAAAATACGCATCTCGATTACTATCCCTTGCTTTGCCAAGGAGAAAGATTTCCCATTTCAGACCCCTGTTTTCAAGGCAATTTAGACCCAATACCCGATAATCCAGAAACATTTTTATTGGGTTTGATTGAAGGGTTGGTGTCTGTAGAAAAATTAGGATATCAGCGCTTAACTGAATTGGGCGCAAGCCCTGTGACTCGAATATTTACCGCGGGTGGAGGATTGAAAAACCGCGTATGGATGACTTTAAGAAGTCAAGAATTGAGCGCTCCAGTGCTGCAAAGTTTGCACACTGAAGCGGCTTTTGGTGTGACACAGTTACTTGAGATTCAATCGTTTAACGATCAAACTTAA
- a CDS encoding HAD family hydrolase, with translation MADLQALLFDVDGTLADTERDGHRVAFNMAFDEAGLDWFWDESLYGELLAVTGGKERIRFYLEKFNTTFAKPENFDAFVKGLHEAKTKFYTQLMAEGKIPLRTGVEALINEARAQGMRMAVVTTTTPANVTALLESTLGPDSESWFEVIAAGDIVPAKKPAPDIYIWALEQMGLTADQAIAFEDSLNGILSSSAANVKTIVTINEYTKEDDFSKAAVVLNHMGDDETPFELIAGEVYGRNKLDLALVKEIFAKA, from the coding sequence ATGGCGGACTTACAGGCCTTATTATTTGATGTAGACGGTACTTTAGCGGATACAGAAAGAGATGGACACCGTGTTGCCTTTAACATGGCATTTGATGAAGCAGGCTTAGATTGGTTTTGGGATGAGTCTTTATATGGCGAGCTTTTAGCGGTTACTGGCGGTAAAGAGCGTATTCGCTTTTACCTAGAAAAGTTTAATACCACTTTTGCAAAACCTGAAAATTTTGATGCTTTTGTTAAGGGTTTACATGAAGCCAAAACAAAGTTTTATACCCAGTTGATGGCAGAAGGCAAAATCCCGCTCAGAACGGGTGTGGAAGCCCTGATTAACGAAGCGCGTGCGCAGGGTATGCGTATGGCGGTGGTGACCACAACAACGCCTGCCAATGTGACCGCATTATTAGAAAGCACTTTAGGCCCAGATTCCGAGTCTTGGTTTGAGGTGATTGCTGCGGGTGATATCGTTCCGGCTAAAAAGCCTGCACCAGATATTTATATTTGGGCACTCGAGCAAATGGGTTTAACAGCAGACCAAGCCATTGCTTTTGAAGATTCATTAAACGGAATCTTGTCTTCATCTGCGGCCAATGTTAAAACCATTGTGACTATCAACGAATATACCAAAGAAGATGACTTCTCTAAAGCCGCGGTTGTGTTGAATCATATGGGTGACGATGAAACGCCATTTGAATTGATTGCCGGTGAGGTTTATGGTCGCAATAAGTTAGACCTTGCTTTGGTTAAAGAAATTTTTGCCAAGGCTTAA
- the dksA gene encoding RNA polymerase-binding protein DksA, with product MNTNTDFIEDYPRYEMEPGEEYMSARMREHFRGKLMAWKQQLLNEASMTVSHLKNDSVTPADPNDRASQEEEFALELRTRDRERKLISKIDKSLVDIETGEYGYCKMSGEEIGLARMEARPTADLTVEMKRKQEIREKQGIA from the coding sequence ATGAATACAAATACTGATTTCATTGAAGACTACCCACGCTACGAAATGGAGCCGGGTGAAGAATATATGAGCGCTAGAATGCGTGAGCATTTCAGAGGCAAGTTAATGGCCTGGAAACAACAGTTGTTAAATGAAGCGTCCATGACGGTCAGCCACCTTAAGAATGATTCAGTAACACCTGCCGACCCTAACGATAGAGCATCACAAGAAGAAGAATTTGCCCTAGAGCTAAGAACCCGTGATCGTGAAAGAAAGTTAATTTCAAAGATTGATAAGTCATTGGTAGACATCGAAACTGGCGAATACGGCTACTGTAAAATGAGTGGTGAAGAAATCGGTCTAGCACGCATGGAAGCTCGTCCAACAGCTGATCTGACGGTTGAAATGAAGCGCAAGCAAGAAATCCGCGAAAAACAAGGGATTGCTTAA
- a CDS encoding AAA family ATPase, giving the protein MQTEQLIQHLLNPNTYTHPVNLITTIETHISIVFLTGDYAYKLKKPVNFGFLDFSTLEARQQFCGLELTLNRRTAPDLYLDVCPLFASANLAQLSFTPLRPNDEPIEYLVKMRQFDPNLVLGKHLQTATLNRTQVSFLAKTIANFHLNAESVNQDCDFGHPDNLIQPMLDNFPSLLSTFEHPELQYRLRQLAEWTHFTQKTFWDSLWARKENGFVKACHGDMHLDNIALINDQPILFDGIEFNEQFRWIDTLNDLAFLLIDLDYRQQFSLKRQILNDYINETVDFAGLKHLRFYQVYRAMVRSKITALRYHQFPANSLQRTEYWQRALDYLKQAEDYAYQVPSPQLILMQGISGSGKSYYAQQILKQQDYLTISSDRERKRLFGISALTRATEQQRAKLYSAQMNQATYERLQELTSQLLAEGFSVIVDATFLKAQHRQPYFDIARQTRASLMIFSIATNPEIAGQQILQRQTLNQDPSDADLSVMQHQLNVNETPNADFYVWQQPAGTEFDPLSFSNWAQDTQEKWQEILNASDIVP; this is encoded by the coding sequence GTGCAAACAGAACAACTCATACAACATCTTCTCAATCCCAATACTTACACCCATCCCGTTAATTTGATCACCACCATAGAAACGCATATTTCGATCGTATTCTTAACTGGGGATTATGCTTATAAACTTAAAAAACCCGTTAATTTTGGCTTTTTAGACTTCTCTACCCTTGAAGCTCGCCAACAATTTTGCGGTTTAGAACTCACGCTAAATCGTCGTACAGCACCCGATTTATATTTGGATGTCTGCCCGCTTTTTGCTTCAGCAAATTTGGCGCAGTTAAGTTTTACACCGCTACGCCCAAATGATGAACCCATTGAATACCTCGTTAAAATGCGTCAATTTGACCCTAACCTAGTATTGGGTAAACATTTACAAACGGCTACTTTAAATCGTACTCAAGTGAGTTTTTTAGCCAAAACCATTGCTAATTTTCACCTCAACGCAGAATCGGTTAATCAGGATTGCGACTTTGGCCACCCTGATAATTTAATCCAACCTATGTTGGATAATTTTCCGTCTTTACTGAGTACCTTCGAACACCCAGAACTGCAATATCGCTTAAGACAATTAGCAGAATGGACGCACTTCACGCAAAAAACTTTTTGGGACAGTTTGTGGGCGCGCAAAGAAAATGGCTTTGTTAAGGCCTGCCATGGGGATATGCATCTTGATAATATCGCCTTGATTAACGATCAACCCATTTTGTTTGATGGCATTGAATTTAACGAGCAATTTCGATGGATCGACACGCTGAACGATTTGGCATTCTTGTTAATTGACTTAGATTATCGCCAGCAATTTAGTTTAAAGCGTCAAATTCTCAATGATTACATCAATGAAACAGTCGACTTTGCCGGTTTAAAGCATTTACGCTTTTACCAAGTTTATAGAGCCATGGTGCGTTCTAAAATTACTGCTTTGCGCTACCATCAGTTTCCAGCCAACAGCCTGCAAAGAACAGAATATTGGCAGCGTGCTTTAGACTATTTAAAACAAGCCGAAGACTACGCCTATCAAGTACCCAGTCCGCAACTCATTTTGATGCAGGGCATCTCAGGCTCTGGAAAGTCTTATTACGCCCAGCAAATCTTAAAACAACAAGATTATTTGACCATCAGCTCAGATAGAGAGCGCAAACGCCTGTTTGGTATTTCTGCACTCACCCGCGCCACGGAACAACAACGCGCAAAACTCTACTCGGCACAAATGAATCAAGCCACTTATGAGCGTCTTCAAGAATTGACCTCACAACTTTTAGCAGAAGGTTTTTCGGTAATTGTCGATGCAACCTTTTTAAAAGCACAGCATCGCCAACCCTACTTTGATATCGCTCGTCAAACTCGAGCCAGTTTAATGATCTTTAGCATTGCTACTAACCCAGAAATCGCGGGTCAACAAATTTTACAACGCCAAACCCTCAACCAAGACCCATCAGATGCAGATCTAAGCGTTATGCAGCATCAGCTAAATGTCAATGAAACACCCAATGCTGATTTTTATGTTTGGCAACAACCCGCGGGCACTGAGTTTGACCCCTTGAGCTTTTCAAATTGGGCGCAAGACACTCAAGAAAAATGGCAAGAAATCCTTAATGCCAGTGACATCGTCCCTTAA
- a CDS encoding YqiA/YcfP family alpha/beta fold hydrolase, producing MILYLHGFLSTGQSAKGQWFKQAFAAEGIAVITPTYPIASPQKSIEFLETEIQRLEAMTATSNWLVMGSSMGGFYGQYLAQKYRKPLVMINPALQAVEVLGQYQGAHVHPKTQETLVLDEWYLAELKAFTREPDASLATLLLLDEGDEVIPFQPSLTAYESSAEVLCYPGGSHAFDHLTEAWPSVLAFVKKELQLDAFSIDKASF from the coding sequence ATGATTCTTTATTTACATGGTTTTTTAAGCACCGGCCAAAGTGCAAAAGGCCAATGGTTTAAACAGGCATTTGCCGCTGAAGGCATAGCCGTGATCACGCCGACTTATCCCATCGCTTCGCCGCAAAAATCAATTGAGTTTTTAGAAACAGAAATTCAGCGTTTAGAAGCGATGACCGCCACCTCAAATTGGTTGGTGATGGGGTCGTCCATGGGTGGTTTTTATGGACAATATTTGGCGCAAAAGTATCGGAAACCTTTGGTGATGATTAATCCTGCATTACAAGCCGTGGAAGTTTTGGGCCAATATCAAGGCGCTCATGTCCACCCTAAAACTCAGGAAACCTTGGTGTTGGATGAGTGGTATTTAGCAGAATTAAAAGCCTTCACCCGTGAGCCCGATGCCAGTTTAGCGACCTTGTTGTTGTTAGATGAAGGGGATGAGGTGATTCCGTTTCAGCCCAGTTTGACTGCTTATGAATCTAGTGCAGAGGTGTTATGTTACCCAGGGGGAAGTCACGCGTTTGATCATTTAACAGAAGCTTGGCCAAGCGTATTGGCGTTTGTTAAAAAAGAATTGCAGCTAGATGCGTTTTCAATTGATAAAGCAAGTTTTTGA
- a CDS encoding single-stranded-DNA-specific exonuclease RecJ yields MKKTQIIERPYAESDYLNALKLGVTDLQARLIARRVFDPSTESLSIEQLDAIVFPKLKHIQHPNELKNSQQAAQIIADAVQSSGKIVLATDYDTDGVTSAWVATTALVQYFGVSQERIVHMIGERKNGYGITDAMCDAILAIPDPVDIVISADQGSSDEPRIQRLAQAGIQVCVTDHHQMTVEGAPPSATCTVNPQQAECQYDKTVAGCFVIFLVMGQVRNELIQRGVLPETTPTLKDLALNVALGTIADSVSLKSHNNRAIVAFGLSQINQFQNPAWQAMRLMNNNNEAPFNAEYLGFQVATRINAASRVSDVTTAFRFLNAPSVEEAQAYLAQLDADNQDRREQQQSMLEQAQNLAKALYHPKKYSLAIKMQGNAGIQGIIASRIGEQYGVPTLAMTELEDGTLAGSGRGIVPSVDLRLAFQWMSEQHEGLFISMGGHKGAAGCMIQLQDFERFAELLEIAIKNQLGDDSPIPTIETDGELADHELTTALMDEINLLEPFGREWPQPTFSGHFRVIDIREVGQTKTHLSMKLKTQNGLILSAIFFNAKTSEQEETPFSVDQQIQCAYQPSLNHYFGKTSLQLKIQAATLS; encoded by the coding sequence ATGAAAAAGACTCAAATTATCGAACGCCCTTACGCTGAAAGCGACTATTTAAATGCCCTAAAATTGGGAGTTACTGACCTACAAGCGCGTTTAATTGCCCGCAGAGTTTTTGACCCAAGCACAGAATCCCTGAGCATCGAACAACTGGATGCTATCGTCTTCCCAAAATTAAAACACATTCAGCACCCTAATGAGCTCAAAAACTCTCAGCAAGCAGCACAAATTATCGCTGACGCCGTGCAAAGCTCTGGCAAAATCGTCTTAGCCACAGACTATGATACTGATGGTGTTACCTCTGCTTGGGTAGCCACCACTGCACTGGTGCAATATTTTGGTGTATCACAAGAACGCATTGTACATATGATTGGCGAACGCAAAAATGGCTATGGCATAACAGATGCGATGTGCGATGCTATTTTGGCCATTCCTGATCCCGTGGACATCGTGATTTCTGCGGACCAAGGCTCCAGTGATGAACCGCGTATTCAACGCTTAGCGCAAGCTGGCATTCAAGTGTGTGTGACCGACCATCACCAAATGACGGTTGAAGGCGCACCACCGAGTGCCACTTGTACGGTTAATCCCCAACAAGCCGAATGCCAATACGACAAAACCGTGGCCGGCTGTTTTGTCATTTTTTTGGTGATGGGGCAAGTCAGAAATGAACTGATTCAACGCGGTGTACTCCCAGAAACAACGCCAACCCTCAAAGATTTAGCGCTCAATGTCGCCCTTGGTACGATTGCGGATAGCGTATCACTCAAAAGTCATAATAACCGCGCCATCGTGGCTTTTGGTTTATCACAAATCAATCAGTTTCAAAACCCTGCTTGGCAAGCCATGCGCCTTATGAACAACAACAACGAAGCCCCTTTTAATGCAGAATACCTGGGGTTTCAAGTCGCTACCCGCATCAATGCAGCCAGTCGCGTTAGCGATGTCACCACCGCATTTCGCTTTTTAAATGCGCCCAGTGTTGAAGAAGCACAAGCCTATTTAGCGCAATTGGATGCCGACAATCAAGACCGCCGCGAACAGCAACAAAGTATGTTGGAACAAGCTCAAAATCTTGCAAAAGCACTGTATCACCCCAAAAAATACAGCCTAGCCATCAAAATGCAAGGCAACGCTGGGATTCAAGGCATTATTGCCTCACGCATTGGCGAACAATATGGTGTGCCCACCTTGGCCATGACGGAATTAGAAGATGGCACCTTGGCTGGCAGCGGACGCGGCATAGTCCCCAGTGTGGATTTGCGTTTGGCGTTTCAATGGATGTCAGAACAGCATGAAGGACTATTCATTTCAATGGGCGGTCACAAGGGTGCGGCTGGTTGTATGATTCAGCTCCAGGATTTTGAACGCTTTGCTGAACTGTTAGAAATCGCCATCAAAAATCAGCTTGGCGATGACTCGCCAATTCCCACCATAGAAACCGATGGTGAATTGGCAGACCATGAGTTGACCACTGCACTGATGGACGAAATTAATTTATTAGAGCCTTTTGGCAGAGAATGGCCGCAACCCACTTTTTCAGGACACTTTCGGGTGATTGATATCAGAGAAGTCGGGCAAACCAAAACCCATTTATCTATGAAGTTGAAAACGCAAAATGGCTTAATCTTGTCTGCCATCTTTTTTAATGCCAAAACTTCTGAGCAAGAAGAAACCCCTTTCAGCGTAGACCAGCAAATTCAATGCGCTTATCAACCCAGCCTCAATCACTATTTTGGCAAAACTTCTTTACAGCTCAAAATTCAAGCGGCCACTTTAAGCTAA
- a CDS encoding c-type cytochrome, with the protein MKTQSKLLMVALALSGVLGLTACGQEEPAKPVAAANTPAQAPAPVAPVVAPVAAPEPAKVAAPAEVVKAEVMGEKVYATCVGCHGAAGEGGVGPKLQGQTVADLAQKLQVYKAGKEIGPMSSMMIPNATQLSDQDITLVSEYIATLK; encoded by the coding sequence ATGAAAACTCAATCAAAATTATTAATGGTCGCCTTGGCGTTATCCGGTGTATTGGGCTTAACAGCCTGTGGACAAGAAGAACCCGCTAAACCCGTTGCCGCCGCCAATACGCCAGCGCAAGCACCTGCGCCAGTCGCACCGGTTGTTGCGCCTGTTGCAGCACCAGAGCCTGCAAAAGTTGCAGCGCCTGCAGAGGTGGTTAAAGCTGAGGTAATGGGTGAAAAAGTGTACGCGACCTGTGTGGGTTGCCATGGTGCCGCTGGAGAGGGTGGAGTTGGGCCAAAATTACAAGGTCAAACGGTGGCAGACTTAGCACAAAAATTACAGGTTTATAAAGCAGGTAAAGAAATCGGGCCGATGAGCTCTATGATGATTCCCAATGCGACACAATTATCAGATCAAGACATTACTTTAGTGTCTGAGTATATTGCCACTTTAAAATAA